CATCTCATCGGTGGCCGCCCGGCTGGGGCCACCGGGCGAGGCCGCCTACTCCGCCTCGAAAGCTGCGCTCACCGCCTGGTCCGAGTCCATGGCCGTCGACTTGTGGGACACCGGGATCCGTCTCCATGTGGTGAACCCGGGCATCATCGACACCGAGCTGTTCGGGCTGCCGGACAACGACCCGTTCGTCGCCGACATCGAGGCCCTCCCGCCCCAGGTCGTTGCTGACGCCATCGCCGAGCAGCTCGATGCAGACATCTTCGAGATCTACGTCCCCGACTGGTTCTCGGCCATCGCCGCCGAGAAGGCCAAGGACGTCGGCCAGTTCCTCGCCGGGTCGGCGGCATGGACTCGCCAGCAGCGTCAGACGGAGCACGGCGGCGGCGCCTCGTGAGCGCGACAACCGGCAACGTGCTCGTCACCGGCGCCTCGTCGGGCATCGGTGCCGCCCTTGCCCGTCTGCTCGCCAGACGCGGGGCGACGGTCGGGATCGTCGCTCGTCGGGGTGACCGCCTGGCCCAGGTGCTGGACGACTGCCGCCGGTCGTCTCCGGGCTCGCGGCTGTGGGTCGCCGACCTGGGCGACCTGGCGGCCGCCGAGCGCGTGGCCGTCGAGGCGTGGGACGCCTTCGGCCACCTGGACGCCCTCGTGAACAACGCCGCCATTCCGAAGCGGCGGCACGTGACCCGCCTGTCCCCCGACGAGGTGGCCGACGTGATGCGGGTGAACTTCGAGTCGCCGGTGCGAATGACCTTGCGCCTGCTGCCGCGGATGCTGGCTCGCAACGTGGGCACGATCGTCAACGTCGCCAGCGCCGCCGGCCGCCTCGGAGTCATGCACGAAGCGGCGTACAGCGCCAGCAAGTTCGCCCTCAGCGGGTGGACCGAGGTGATGGCCATCGACCTGGCCGCGACCGGGCTGCGGGTCAGGCTCGTGCATCCCGGCCCCATCGACACCGAGATCTGGTCGCTTCCCGACAACGAGGACCCGATCTACGACGGGCCGAAGGTCTCCGCCGAGGAGTGCGCCGAGGGCATCGTGGCGGCCATCGAGGGCGACGGCTTCGAGGCCTACGTGCCCGACATGAAGGGCGTCGTCGAGTGGAAGACCTCGGCCATCGACGACTACATCGCCACGTCTGCCCTCATGGAGCGGGGGGCGACCACGTGAGGGGGCTGGTCTTCGGCGTTGGCCCGGAGCCACAGCCCGAGCCTCCGGCGGACGCCAACCGGCTGACCAAGGCGCTGGCAGATACGCCCATGGCCATCACCGATCTCGACGACCCACGCCCCCTGGGTCCGGACTGGGTGGTGCT
The DNA window shown above is from Acidimicrobiales bacterium and carries:
- a CDS encoding SDR family oxidoreductase, producing MSATTGNVLVTGASSGIGAALARLLARRGATVGIVARRGDRLAQVLDDCRRSSPGSRLWVADLGDLAAAERVAVEAWDAFGHLDALVNNAAIPKRRHVTRLSPDEVADVMRVNFESPVRMTLRLLPRMLARNVGTIVNVASAAGRLGVMHEAAYSASKFALSGWTEVMAIDLAATGLRVRLVHPGPIDTEIWSLPDNEDPIYDGPKVSAEECAEGIVAAIEGDGFEAYVPDMKGVVEWKTSAIDDYIATSALMERGATT